Proteins from one Chitinophaga oryzae genomic window:
- a CDS encoding sensor histidine kinase, whose product MRLLIRPAFYRFVCLLLLVTVRWIPAWADTINISPNYPIQLAEYGQLEYLLDPAGHLTFAEVEHSPGFQKLQKQIPNFGLTKDAIWLRFTVKNNTQQPELMFNITYPILDLIDLYYPGPDNRYEVIPGGELRPFKKRPVVHQNFVYNISIPNGTAQTFYVRIQSRETILVPIYIGTSREIYSKLYNDDLLLSIYIGIILVMIFYNIFIFSSVRDWSYFYYIIYIACVGLTQLCLHGFGYRFFWHENLYITEQSVLWAGALSGISVLVFVQSFLHVREKAPWAYRIMNLFVIVYSSTIVLSLLGYFSIAYALIDFLAITGVSFILLFAIMQAVKHSRTAKIFVLAWTVFILAIICFVLKDVGIIPYNIFTSHIIVIGSAIEVILLSFALADKINTFKAEKEASQAIALEISKENEQLVREQNIILEAKVQERTEELQNSNRDLNVALTNLKDTQTRLVEKEKMASLGQLTAGIAHEINNPINFVTSNIKPLKLDIADLQALLNRYDGLAGKADIPGELKSIEQFKREIDIDYIHEEISSLIKGIEDGAARTAEIVKGLRTFSRLDESDVKSIDIHEGLDSTLVLLRNAIPPNVNIIKDYAELPKVECYAGKINQVFMNIFSNALNAIKSKKEQHDESITITTRQEGQTVIIRIRDTGIGMSEEVQQKIFDPFFTTKDVGEGTGLGLSIVFSIIEKHKGKIIVNSTPGQGAEFIIYLPLNITNHQS is encoded by the coding sequence ATGCGACTTCTGATCAGACCGGCATTTTACAGGTTCGTATGCCTGTTGCTGTTAGTAACAGTCCGATGGATACCCGCCTGGGCAGATACGATCAACATCTCCCCCAACTACCCGATCCAACTGGCCGAATACGGTCAGCTGGAATACCTGCTGGACCCGGCCGGCCACCTCACCTTTGCAGAAGTGGAGCATTCCCCCGGCTTCCAGAAGCTGCAGAAACAGATCCCTAATTTCGGTCTCACCAAAGACGCCATCTGGCTCCGCTTCACCGTCAAAAACAATACACAGCAGCCGGAGCTGATGTTTAATATCACCTATCCCATCCTGGACCTGATAGACCTCTACTACCCCGGCCCCGACAACCGCTACGAAGTGATTCCCGGCGGGGAACTGCGGCCTTTTAAAAAGAGGCCGGTCGTTCACCAGAACTTCGTTTACAACATCAGCATCCCTAACGGCACCGCTCAAACCTTTTACGTACGCATACAAAGCCGGGAGACCATCCTGGTACCCATTTATATCGGGACCTCCCGCGAGATATACAGTAAGCTGTACAACGATGACCTGCTGTTGTCTATCTACATCGGCATCATCCTCGTCATGATTTTCTACAATATCTTCATTTTCTCTTCCGTAAGGGACTGGAGCTATTTCTACTACATCATCTATATCGCCTGCGTAGGCCTTACCCAGCTGTGCCTGCACGGCTTCGGGTACCGTTTCTTCTGGCATGAAAACCTGTATATCACCGAACAAAGCGTGCTGTGGGCCGGCGCCCTCTCCGGCATTTCCGTGCTGGTGTTTGTACAGAGCTTCCTTCATGTAAGGGAAAAAGCCCCCTGGGCTTACCGGATCATGAACCTCTTTGTGATCGTTTACTCCAGCACCATCGTTTTATCATTGCTGGGCTACTTCTCGATCGCCTATGCGCTGATCGACTTCCTTGCCATCACCGGCGTGAGCTTTATCCTGCTGTTCGCCATCATGCAGGCCGTCAAACACTCCCGCACCGCCAAAATATTCGTACTGGCATGGACGGTATTCATCCTGGCTATCATCTGCTTTGTGCTGAAAGACGTGGGCATCATCCCCTATAATATCTTTACCAGCCACATTATTGTCATAGGGTCGGCGATAGAAGTCATCCTCCTGTCTTTCGCCCTGGCCGACAAAATCAATACCTTTAAGGCGGAAAAAGAAGCTTCGCAGGCCATCGCCCTCGAGATCTCCAAAGAAAACGAACAGCTGGTAAGGGAACAAAATATCATACTGGAAGCCAAAGTACAGGAACGCACCGAAGAACTGCAAAACAGTAACCGGGACCTGAACGTGGCGCTGACCAACCTGAAAGACACCCAGACACGGCTGGTGGAAAAGGAAAAAATGGCGTCCCTGGGTCAGCTGACTGCCGGTATCGCCCATGAAATCAACAACCCGATCAACTTTGTCACCTCCAATATCAAGCCCCTGAAATTGGATATCGCCGACCTGCAAGCCCTGCTCAACCGCTACGACGGGCTGGCCGGCAAAGCCGATATACCGGGCGAGCTGAAGTCCATCGAACAGTTCAAGCGGGAAATCGATATAGACTATATCCACGAAGAAATCTCATCCCTGATCAAAGGCATCGAAGACGGCGCCGCCCGTACCGCAGAGATCGTAAAAGGGCTGCGTACCTTCAGCCGCCTGGACGAAAGCGACGTGAAATCCATCGACATCCACGAAGGGCTGGACTCTACGCTGGTACTGCTTCGCAACGCTATTCCGCCCAATGTGAACATCATCAAAGATTACGCAGAACTGCCCAAAGTGGAATGCTACGCCGGGAAGATCAACCAGGTGTTCATGAATATCTTTTCCAACGCGCTGAATGCGATCAAAAGCAAAAAGGAGCAGCATGACGAATCCATTACCATCACCACCCGGCAGGAAGGCCAAACTGTCATTATCCGGATCAGGGATACCGGTATCGGCATGTCAGAGGAGGTGCAACAGAAGATCTTCGACCCCTTCTTTACCACCAAGGACGTAGGGGAAGGAACAGGGCTCGGACTTTCTATCGTATTCAGCATCATAGAGAAACACAAGGGTAAAATCATCGTAAATTCCACCCCCGGGCAGGGAGCGGAATTTATTATATATTTACCTCTCAACATCACGAATCATCAATCTTAA
- a CDS encoding chemotaxis protein CheB, with amino-acid sequence MSMATASRVVLIGGSAGGLQAILTLLPGLSSRMNAAVIIVLHRQSRTDSMLAELLSAKTTLPVHEAEEKEPLLPGAIYIAPGDYHLLVETDHTLSLDYSEKIHFSRPSIDVTFSSAAAVFGEDTMAVLLSGANSDGVEGLADVHEAGGITMVQDPETATVDFMPRHAIQTVPVDHVLAADVMASFINNFAGVLAG; translated from the coding sequence ATGTCTATGGCTACAGCTTCCCGTGTGGTGCTGATCGGTGGCTCCGCCGGTGGTTTACAGGCTATCCTGACGTTGTTGCCCGGTTTGTCTTCCCGGATGAATGCCGCAGTAATCATTGTGCTGCACCGGCAAAGCCGTACGGACTCTATGCTGGCGGAACTGCTGTCAGCCAAAACCACGTTGCCCGTGCACGAGGCGGAAGAGAAAGAACCGCTCCTGCCGGGCGCCATTTACATTGCGCCAGGAGATTATCACCTGCTGGTGGAAACAGACCACACCCTGAGCCTGGATTATTCCGAAAAGATACACTTCAGCCGGCCCAGTATAGACGTTACCTTCAGTTCAGCCGCCGCTGTATTCGGCGAGGACACTATGGCTGTATTATTGTCCGGCGCCAACAGCGACGGCGTAGAGGGACTGGCGGATGTACACGAGGCCGGCGGCATTACTATGGTACAGGACCCGGAGACGGCCACCGTGGATTTTATGCCCCGTCATGCCATACAGACAGTGCCGGTAGATCATGTGCTGGCGGCCGATGTAATGGCTTCTTTTATTAATAATTTTGCCGGCGTGCTGGCCGGTTGA
- a CDS encoding hybrid sensor histidine kinase/response regulator — MILIVDDKPENILSIRKTLELYQFEVDTALSGEEALKKILKHSYTLIILDVQMPSMDGFEVAEAISGYSKAKDIPIIFLSAVNKEKRFIVKGYDSGGIDYLTKPVDPDVLLMKVKTFSRLYQQSQELKQMHQSLQEEVEVRKLAQSALSEKVNELHTMLEVLPQIAFTVTPDGQIEYANRNWFKYADGLQQLPETLPMDKSLRQCLDDTLRAGLPLEKEVYLKDRTDNSFRCHLLRIIPVRESAGISKWIGTFTDIAHQKQANEILEQKVRERTEELVEINKSLEASNHDLQQFASVASHDLKEPLRKIQLFGAIVRDRFLKTDPGAMSYMERIVGSSERMARLINDLLNYSRLSAASIYEITDLNVVVQEIISDLELTITEKNAVVRVENLPQIEAVPGQIRQVFQNIISNALKFSRKDQAPEIHISSEMIKGGAIDNPSESNADFCRIVIRDNGIGFNEKYLSKIFTIFQRLHNADHYEGTGIGLAIAKKVIDKHQGTITATSVEGEGTSFIMVLPVKQVKVPVA; from the coding sequence ATGATTTTGATTGTTGATGATAAGCCAGAGAATATTTTATCCATCCGGAAAACGCTTGAGCTGTATCAGTTTGAAGTGGATACAGCCCTGTCCGGCGAAGAGGCGTTAAAGAAAATACTGAAGCACAGTTATACCCTGATCATCCTGGACGTACAGATGCCCAGCATGGACGGCTTCGAAGTGGCAGAAGCCATCTCCGGCTACAGCAAAGCGAAAGATATTCCCATCATATTCCTGTCTGCCGTTAACAAAGAGAAACGTTTTATTGTAAAAGGCTACGATTCAGGAGGCATCGACTATCTCACCAAACCGGTAGATCCCGATGTGCTGTTGATGAAGGTGAAAACTTTTTCCCGGCTTTACCAGCAGTCACAGGAGCTGAAGCAGATGCACCAGTCGCTCCAGGAAGAAGTGGAAGTCCGCAAGCTGGCGCAGAGCGCGCTCAGTGAAAAAGTAAATGAACTGCATACCATGCTGGAGGTGCTGCCCCAGATAGCCTTCACGGTTACCCCCGACGGGCAGATAGAATACGCCAACCGCAACTGGTTTAAGTACGCCGACGGCCTGCAGCAGCTACCGGAAACGCTGCCGATGGACAAGAGCCTGCGGCAATGTCTCGATGACACCCTGCGTGCCGGACTGCCGCTGGAAAAGGAAGTCTACCTGAAAGACCGTACAGACAACAGCTTCCGCTGCCACCTGCTGCGTATTATCCCCGTGCGGGAAAGCGCCGGCATCAGCAAATGGATCGGTACTTTCACTGATATCGCTCATCAAAAACAGGCCAACGAAATACTGGAGCAGAAAGTACGGGAACGCACCGAAGAGCTGGTCGAAATCAACAAGTCGCTGGAAGCCAGTAACCACGACCTGCAGCAGTTTGCCTCCGTAGCCTCGCATGACCTCAAGGAACCCTTGCGTAAAATACAGCTGTTTGGCGCCATTGTACGCGACCGCTTCCTGAAAACCGATCCCGGTGCCATGTCCTACATGGAAAGGATCGTAGGCTCGTCGGAAAGAATGGCCCGGCTTATCAACGATCTGCTGAACTACTCCCGCCTTTCGGCAGCAAGCATATACGAAATTACCGACCTCAATGTGGTGGTGCAGGAAATCATCAGCGACCTCGAACTGACCATCACCGAGAAAAATGCTGTGGTGCGTGTGGAAAATTTGCCACAAATTGAAGCGGTTCCTGGGCAGATCCGGCAGGTGTTCCAGAATATTATCAGCAACGCGCTTAAATTTTCCCGCAAAGATCAGGCGCCGGAAATTCATATCTCTTCCGAAATGATCAAGGGGGGCGCTATTGACAATCCTTCAGAGAGCAATGCCGACTTTTGCCGTATCGTCATCCGGGACAACGGTATCGGGTTCAACGAAAAATATCTCTCTAAAATCTTTACCATTTTTCAGCGACTGCACAACGCAGACCACTACGAAGGCACTGGTATAGGACTGGCTATCGCCAAAAAAGTAATTGACAAACATCAGGGTACTATTACCGCCACAAGTGTGGAAGGTGAGGGTACTTCCTTCATTATGGTATTGCCTGTAAAGCAGGTGAAAGTGCCGGTGGCATGA
- a CDS encoding CheR family methyltransferase, whose protein sequence is MHRNHISEQEVSMLLNDVLERYGYDFTEYAHASINRRVNHLFQADRFPSFAEFRYRIISDAGYALRFVEEITVNVTEMFRDPQFYYALRQQVLPVLATYPLIRIWHAGCSTGEEVYSFAILLKEAGLLHKSVIYATDINTSVLEKGRTGIFPLSQMQQYSRNYMEAGGLEDFSSYYTANYEYAKFRQDLGGKIIFSPHNLVTDGSFNEFQLIICRNVLIYFNKTLQDKVLRLFCDSLEPLGFLALGSKESLNFTSVSAQFRQLDGREKIWRKHHL, encoded by the coding sequence GTGCACAGGAATCATATCAGTGAACAGGAAGTAAGCATGTTGCTCAACGATGTGCTGGAAAGATACGGGTACGACTTCACCGAGTACGCGCATGCGTCTATTAACAGGCGGGTAAACCATCTTTTCCAGGCTGACCGTTTCCCGAGCTTCGCCGAATTCCGTTATCGTATTATTTCAGATGCAGGCTATGCACTGCGTTTTGTGGAGGAGATCACGGTGAATGTAACGGAGATGTTCCGTGATCCGCAGTTTTATTATGCGCTTCGCCAGCAGGTGTTGCCGGTGCTGGCCACTTATCCGCTGATACGGATATGGCATGCCGGCTGTTCTACGGGGGAAGAAGTGTACTCTTTTGCTATCCTGCTGAAAGAAGCAGGCTTGTTGCACAAATCGGTGATTTATGCAACGGATATCAACACCAGCGTGCTGGAGAAAGGGCGGACCGGCATTTTCCCGCTTTCACAGATGCAGCAATATTCGCGCAACTATATGGAAGCGGGCGGCCTGGAGGACTTTTCTTCGTACTATACCGCCAACTACGAGTACGCCAAGTTCAGGCAGGACCTCGGCGGAAAGATCATTTTTTCTCCGCATAACCTGGTGACGGATGGTTCCTTTAATGAATTTCAACTGATCATCTGCCGGAATGTGCTGATCTATTTTAATAAGACGCTGCAGGACAAAGTGCTGCGGCTGTTTTGTGACAGCCTGGAACCCCTGGGCTTCCTGGCACTGGGGAGTAAGGAATCGCTTAATTTTACCAGCGTGTCGGCACAGTTCAGGCAGCTGGATGGCAGGGAGAAAATCTGGCGTAAACATCATCTGTAA
- a CDS encoding response regulator, with translation MNSIPDLRVILIDDNEIDLLLHEKLITFQQISRTVISFANANKALEFLSSNIALPKIPPTIILLDIQMPEMDGFEFLQAFDTYPQKIKSQCHIVMVSSSLDYGDITRTNANPLVIKLLRKPLLLKELKETVEGIFKDFV, from the coding sequence ATGAATTCGATACCTGACCTGCGCGTCATATTGATAGATGACAATGAGATTGATTTATTGCTGCATGAGAAGTTGATTACATTTCAACAAATCAGCAGAACGGTGATTTCATTCGCCAACGCCAACAAAGCCCTGGAGTTTTTATCGTCCAACATCGCCCTGCCCAAAATTCCCCCGACGATCATCCTGCTGGATATCCAGATGCCAGAAATGGATGGCTTCGAATTCCTGCAGGCGTTCGATACCTACCCCCAGAAAATCAAGTCGCAGTGCCATATTGTAATGGTTTCCTCTTCGCTTGATTACGGCGATATCACCCGCACCAACGCCAATCCGCTGGTCATCAAATTACTCCGCAAACCCTTGCTGCTAAAGGAACTGAAGGAGACCGTGGAAGGAATTTTCAAAGATTTTGTGTAA
- a CDS encoding sensor histidine kinase, translating into MKENRIRILYIDDEIHNLNAFKASFRRSYEIYTANSAQEGKQLLKEIMVHIIIADQKMPVSTGVEFFNEIKDTLPDPMRILLTGYTDVEDIIDAINKGHIFSYIKKPWDEHELHKTINNAYEIYATRKQLKEKIVELEKTNDELNRFIYSTSHDLRSPLMSVLGIINLSRLDNSVVDPNGYMNMVESCVLKLDGFIQKIIEYYRNSRLEVEYEKIDFNNLLNDCITAFQPQNTAIHFHTHVDQVAEFRGDTFRISVILNNLISNAVKYQKPEEPEPMVNLSVKVEPHKATICIRDNGIGILSEHLNNIFKMFFRSKNNNKPGSGIGLYIVKEALSKIGGTINVESKYGEGTQFEITIPNRNEFDT; encoded by the coding sequence ATGAAAGAAAACCGCATTAGAATATTATATATCGATGATGAAATCCATAATCTGAACGCCTTCAAGGCCAGCTTCCGCAGGAGTTACGAGATTTACACCGCTAACTCTGCACAGGAAGGCAAGCAACTGCTGAAGGAGATTATGGTCCATATCATCATAGCGGACCAGAAAATGCCTGTTTCTACCGGGGTGGAGTTTTTTAACGAAATAAAAGACACCCTCCCCGACCCGATGCGCATTTTGCTGACCGGTTATACCGATGTGGAAGACATCATTGATGCCATCAACAAGGGGCATATCTTTTCCTATATCAAGAAACCCTGGGATGAGCATGAACTGCATAAAACGATCAACAACGCTTATGAGATCTATGCCACCCGCAAGCAGCTCAAGGAAAAGATCGTGGAACTGGAAAAAACCAATGATGAGCTCAACCGCTTTATCTACTCCACCTCGCATGACCTGCGCTCCCCGCTGATGTCTGTACTGGGCATTATTAACCTCTCGCGGCTCGACAATTCTGTGGTAGACCCCAACGGCTATATGAACATGGTGGAATCCTGTGTGCTGAAGCTGGATGGATTTATCCAGAAAATTATCGAATATTACCGTAATTCCCGGCTGGAAGTAGAGTACGAGAAAATCGACTTCAACAACCTGCTGAATGATTGTATCACCGCTTTTCAGCCACAGAATACGGCCATACACTTCCATACCCATGTAGACCAGGTAGCCGAATTCCGGGGCGATACCTTCCGGATCAGCGTTATTTTAAACAATCTTATTTCCAACGCTGTTAAGTACCAAAAACCGGAAGAACCAGAACCGATGGTCAATCTGTCGGTAAAAGTGGAACCGCATAAAGCTACCATTTGCATCCGGGACAATGGTATCGGTATTCTGAGCGAGCATCTGAACAATATCTTTAAAATGTTCTTTCGCTCCAAGAACAACAATAAACCAGGAAGTGGCATTGGCCTGTATATCGTAAAAGAAGCCCTTAGCAAAATTGGCGGTACTATAAATGTAGAGTCCAAATACGGCGAGGGCACCCAATTTGAAATTACCATCCCGAACAGAAATGAATTCGATACCTGA
- a CDS encoding ThiF family adenylyltransferase: MNNVLVDAIATSQQQSSEREVRFFRLQDPAQLEALTQLITQQPGIRVFDEIQPQLAELIRLQHPAERLSETAIAEKVAAHLGNTPPAAYGVWVYYPWSGRVVHILDEAEFVLLRTSRNQHKITEAERKVLQTKKIGVIGLSVGQSVALALAIERLCGELRIADFDKLDLSNMNRIRTGVHHVGILKTVLVAREIAEIDPFLQVRCYDNGISEDNIDAFLTEGGRLDILVEECDGLDIKVLARQRARAMHIPVVMDTSDRGMVDVERFDLQHDLPILHGRIPEDITAARIRNMQGPERMQLVDRIVNFNAMSTKMQASLAEIGKTITTWPQLASAVMLGGAAIAHVCREVGLNREIASGRYYVDLEQIFNHDK; this comes from the coding sequence ATGAACAACGTACTTGTAGATGCCATAGCAACGAGCCAACAACAATCATCAGAAAGGGAAGTAAGGTTTTTCAGGTTACAGGACCCCGCACAGCTGGAAGCCCTCACCCAGTTGATTACCCAGCAACCCGGTATCCGGGTCTTCGACGAAATACAGCCTCAGCTGGCAGAGCTTATCCGCCTTCAGCACCCGGCAGAAAGATTATCCGAAACAGCCATCGCCGAAAAAGTAGCCGCTCATCTGGGCAACACACCGCCAGCCGCTTATGGCGTATGGGTATACTACCCCTGGTCCGGCCGCGTGGTGCATATACTCGACGAAGCCGAATTCGTATTGCTGCGCACCAGCCGCAATCAGCATAAAATCACGGAAGCAGAGCGAAAAGTCCTGCAAACCAAAAAAATAGGCGTCATCGGCCTCTCCGTAGGACAGTCCGTAGCGCTGGCACTCGCCATAGAAAGGCTGTGCGGAGAACTCCGTATAGCCGACTTTGACAAGCTCGATCTCAGTAACATGAACCGCATCCGGACAGGGGTTCATCATGTGGGTATCCTGAAAACCGTTTTGGTTGCCCGGGAAATTGCGGAAATCGATCCTTTTCTGCAGGTCCGCTGTTATGATAATGGTATTTCTGAAGATAATATTGACGCTTTTCTGACCGAAGGGGGCCGGCTGGACATCCTGGTGGAAGAATGCGACGGCCTGGATATCAAGGTGCTGGCCCGCCAGCGTGCCAGAGCAATGCATATACCCGTGGTAATGGATACCAGCGACCGGGGCATGGTGGATGTAGAGCGGTTTGATCTGCAACATGATTTACCTATATTGCATGGACGTATACCGGAAGATATCACCGCCGCCCGGATCCGAAACATGCAGGGACCGGAAAGGATGCAACTGGTAGACCGTATCGTTAATTTCAATGCCATGTCAACCAAAATGCAAGCCTCCCTCGCGGAGATAGGTAAGACTATTACCACCTGGCCCCAACTGGCTTCGGCAGTAATGCTGGGAGGCGCCGCTATCGCCCATGTATGCCGGGAAGTGGGGCTGAACAGGGAAATAGCCTCCGGCCGTTACTACGTAGACCTGGAACAGATTTTTAATCACGATAAATGA
- a CDS encoding response regulator, which produces MEQKKVLIIDDDARNIFALKAVLRSRGISCISASTGAEGLALLEGVHEVGVVLMDIMMPDMDGYETIAALRAKEGESHLPIIAVTAKAMVGDREKCLEAGADDYISKPVDVDVLLSQLHQYLFV; this is translated from the coding sequence ATGGAGCAGAAAAAAGTACTGATAATAGATGATGATGCCCGCAATATTTTTGCGCTGAAGGCGGTGCTGCGCTCCCGGGGTATATCCTGCATATCAGCTTCCACAGGGGCTGAAGGGCTGGCGCTGCTGGAGGGTGTACATGAAGTAGGCGTAGTACTGATGGATATCATGATGCCGGACATGGACGGCTATGAAACCATCGCTGCGCTGCGGGCCAAAGAAGGGGAGTCGCATCTGCCGATTATCGCCGTCACGGCCAAAGCCATGGTGGGCGACCGGGAGAAATGCCTCGAGGCCGGCGCCGACGATTATATTTCAAAACCTGTTGATGTAGATGTGTTGCTGTCGCAGCTACATCAATATTTATTCGTATAG
- a CDS encoding superoxide dismutase yields the protein MNKREFIKLTSLAGVAALSGPLSSLAMPVTSVKTSSDDPKAPFVVPPLPYAYDALEPHIDKMTMEIHHDKHHGAYVKNLNEAIKDTAFATLSLGEILRKVTDKDKAIRNNGGGHYNHSLFWTILSPKKTTPSDKLKAAINSHFGSFEKFQEKFNDAGKTQFGSGWAWLIVGPGKKLSVINTPNQDNPLMHNIVKEKGTPILALDVWEHAYYLKYQNKRPDYINAFWNVVNWEEVEKRYNNA from the coding sequence ATGAACAAAAGAGAATTCATAAAACTGACCAGCCTGGCTGGCGTAGCAGCGCTCAGCGGCCCTCTCAGCAGCCTGGCCATGCCCGTTACTTCCGTGAAAACCAGCTCAGACGATCCGAAGGCCCCTTTTGTGGTACCGCCATTGCCTTATGCTTATGACGCCCTGGAACCTCATATCGATAAAATGACGATGGAAATACATCATGACAAGCACCATGGCGCCTATGTGAAAAACCTTAACGAAGCGATAAAGGACACCGCATTCGCTACCCTGTCGCTCGGGGAAATACTGCGTAAGGTGACGGATAAAGATAAAGCCATCCGTAACAACGGCGGCGGCCATTACAACCACTCCCTGTTCTGGACCATATTGTCTCCTAAAAAAACAACACCGTCCGATAAGCTGAAAGCAGCCATCAATAGCCACTTCGGCTCCTTTGAGAAGTTCCAGGAGAAATTCAACGACGCGGGTAAAACACAGTTCGGCTCCGGTTGGGCATGGCTGATCGTTGGCCCGGGCAAAAAACTGTCCGTGATCAACACGCCTAACCAGGACAATCCGCTCATGCATAACATCGTAAAGGAAAAAGGTACGCCCATCCTCGCACTCGACGTATGGGAGCACGCTTACTACCTGAAATACCAGAACAAACGCCCGGACTACATCAATGCCTTCTGGAACGTGGTGAACTGGGAGGAGGTGGAAAAACGCTACAACAACGCGTAA